The following proteins are co-located in the Eriocheir sinensis breed Jianghai 21 chromosome 1, ASM2467909v1, whole genome shotgun sequence genome:
- the LOC126998449 gene encoding uncharacterized protein LOC126998449 isoform X2 has protein sequence MATKTFRKEEIRRAVYGTCLVDAPVGGCSVEAAPIRVTVSVRRRRGCWGRLAGAWREAAAFSFVDRPRAPFLSNAFLDLEHVFRYSSEADADAAQVKICLTLLSGQTRVAKVGLEDFLGQLMQSGRPECFTLYVYEGKVALLQTRQPSPEVLTQWLLDGKGNDAHKGSSYKDRAFYDPEVTEIDQCQEKMDTSDSDVSAWETPEEDSDVSAWETPEEDSDVSAWETPEEDSDVSAWETPEEDSDESVGDSGEESGLDTAEDTDRESGWVSEDGNSEKCERETPGDSDESGWETLEEDAEEEAGRGTAGGTEECGGGRGFLARLGAAWRHNRLARLLAAAAVLVSRVPLADPDEWRWGVGGGGL, from the exons ATGGCAACCAAAACCTTCCGCAAAGAGGAGATCCGACGTGCCGTCTACGGCACTTGCTTGGTGGATGCGCCCGTGGGCGGGTGCAGCGTGGAGGCCGCGCCCATCCGGGTGACGGTCAGCGTCCGCCGGCGCCGCGGGTGCTGGGGGAGGCTGGCCGgagcctggagggaggcggccgcGTTTTCCTTCGTCGACAGGCCGCGGGCCCCCTTCTTATCCAACGCCTTCCTGGACCTGGAGCACGTCTTCCGGTACAGCAGCGAGGCGGACGCGGACGCAGCGCAAGTTAAGATCTGTTTGACGCTCCTTAGCGGCCAGACGCGCGTGGCCAAAGTGGGCCTGGAAGACTTCCTGGGCCAGCTGATGCAGAGCGGCCGCCCAGAGTGCTTCACCCTGTACGTCTACGAGGGGAAGGTCGCCCTGCTGCAGACCCGCCAGCCATCTCCGGAGGTTCTGACGCAGTGGCTGCTTGACGGGAAGGGAAATGACGCCCACAAAGGGTCATCTTACAAGGACCGTGCCTTCTATGACCCCGAGGTCACTGAGATAGACCAGTGCCAAGAAAAGATGGACACCagtgactcagatgtgagtgcatgggaaactcccgaagaagactcagatgtgagtgcatgggaaactcccgaagaagactcagatgtgagtgcatgggaaactcccgaagaagactcagatgtgagtgcatgggaaactcccgaagaagactcagat GAGAGTGTAGGTGACTCAGGCGAGGAGAGTGGACTTGACACTGCTGAAGACACAGATAGGGAGAGTGGATGGGTGTCTGAGGACGGAAACTCCGAGAAGTGTGAACGGGAGACTCCCGGAGACTcggatgagagtggatgggagactcttgaagaagacgctgaggaggaggctgggcgggGCACTGCTGGAGGCACAGAGGAgtgtggcggcggccgcggcttcCTGGCGAGGCTGGGGGCGGCGTGGCGGCACAACCGCCTCGCCCGGCTACTGGCCGCCGCTGCGGTCTTGGTCTCGCGGGTGCCACTCGCTGACCCTGACGAGTGGCGGTGGGGCGTCGGCGGCGGGGGGCTGTGA
- the LOC126998449 gene encoding uncharacterized protein LOC126998449 isoform X1, whose protein sequence is MATKTFRKEEIRRAVYGTCLVDAPVGGCSVEAAPIRVTVSVRRRRGCWGRLAGAWREAAAFSFVDRPRAPFLSNAFLDLEHVFRYSSEADADAAQVKICLTLLSGQTRVAKVGLEDFLGQLMQSGRPECFTLYVYEGKVALLQTRQPSPEVLTQWLLDGKGNDAHKGSSYKDRAFYDPEVTEIDQCQEKMDTSDSDVSAWETPEEDSDVSAWETPEEDSDVSAWETPEEDSDVSAWETPEEDSDVSAWETPEEDSDESVGDSGEESGLDTAEDTDRESGWVSEDGNSEKCERETPGDSDESGWETLEEDAEEEAGRGTAGGTEECGGGRGFLARLGAAWRHNRLARLLAAAAVLVSRVPLADPDEWRWGVGGGGL, encoded by the exons ATGGCAACCAAAACCTTCCGCAAAGAGGAGATCCGACGTGCCGTCTACGGCACTTGCTTGGTGGATGCGCCCGTGGGCGGGTGCAGCGTGGAGGCCGCGCCCATCCGGGTGACGGTCAGCGTCCGCCGGCGCCGCGGGTGCTGGGGGAGGCTGGCCGgagcctggagggaggcggccgcGTTTTCCTTCGTCGACAGGCCGCGGGCCCCCTTCTTATCCAACGCCTTCCTGGACCTGGAGCACGTCTTCCGGTACAGCAGCGAGGCGGACGCGGACGCAGCGCAAGTTAAGATCTGTTTGACGCTCCTTAGCGGCCAGACGCGCGTGGCCAAAGTGGGCCTGGAAGACTTCCTGGGCCAGCTGATGCAGAGCGGCCGCCCAGAGTGCTTCACCCTGTACGTCTACGAGGGGAAGGTCGCCCTGCTGCAGACCCGCCAGCCATCTCCGGAGGTTCTGACGCAGTGGCTGCTTGACGGGAAGGGAAATGACGCCCACAAAGGGTCATCTTACAAGGACCGTGCCTTCTATGACCCCGAGGTCACTGAGATAGACCAGTGCCAAGAAAAGATGGACACCagtgactcagatgtgagtgcatgggaaactcccgaagaagactcagatgtgagtgcatgggaaactcccgaagaagactcagatgtgagtgcatgggaaactcccgaagaagactcagatgtgagtgcatgggaaactcccgaagaagactcagatgtgagtgcatgggaaactcccgaagaagactcagat GAGAGTGTAGGTGACTCAGGCGAGGAGAGTGGACTTGACACTGCTGAAGACACAGATAGGGAGAGTGGATGGGTGTCTGAGGACGGAAACTCCGAGAAGTGTGAACGGGAGACTCCCGGAGACTcggatgagagtggatgggagactcttgaagaagacgctgaggaggaggctgggcgggGCACTGCTGGAGGCACAGAGGAgtgtggcggcggccgcggcttcCTGGCGAGGCTGGGGGCGGCGTGGCGGCACAACCGCCTCGCCCGGCTACTGGCCGCCGCTGCGGTCTTGGTCTCGCGGGTGCCACTCGCTGACCCTGACGAGTGGCGGTGGGGCGTCGGCGGCGGGGGGCTGTGA
- the LOC126998449 gene encoding uncharacterized protein LOC126998449 isoform X3, with the protein MATKTFRKEEIRRAVYGTCLVDAPVGGCSVEAAPIRVTVSVRRRRGCWGRLAGAWREAAAFSFVDRPRAPFLSNAFLDLEHVFRYSSEADADAAQVKICLTLLSGQTRVAKVGLEDFLGQLMQSGRPECFTLYVYEGKVALLQTRQPSPEVLTQWLLDGKGNDAHKGSSYKDRAFYDPEVTEIDQCQEKMDTSDSDVSAWETPEEDSDVSAWETPEEDSDVSAWETPEEDSDESVGDSGEESGLDTAEDTDRESGWVSEDGNSEKCERETPGDSDESGWETLEEDAEEEAGRGTAGGTEECGGGRGFLARLGAAWRHNRLARLLAAAAVLVSRVPLADPDEWRWGVGGGGL; encoded by the exons ATGGCAACCAAAACCTTCCGCAAAGAGGAGATCCGACGTGCCGTCTACGGCACTTGCTTGGTGGATGCGCCCGTGGGCGGGTGCAGCGTGGAGGCCGCGCCCATCCGGGTGACGGTCAGCGTCCGCCGGCGCCGCGGGTGCTGGGGGAGGCTGGCCGgagcctggagggaggcggccgcGTTTTCCTTCGTCGACAGGCCGCGGGCCCCCTTCTTATCCAACGCCTTCCTGGACCTGGAGCACGTCTTCCGGTACAGCAGCGAGGCGGACGCGGACGCAGCGCAAGTTAAGATCTGTTTGACGCTCCTTAGCGGCCAGACGCGCGTGGCCAAAGTGGGCCTGGAAGACTTCCTGGGCCAGCTGATGCAGAGCGGCCGCCCAGAGTGCTTCACCCTGTACGTCTACGAGGGGAAGGTCGCCCTGCTGCAGACCCGCCAGCCATCTCCGGAGGTTCTGACGCAGTGGCTGCTTGACGGGAAGGGAAATGACGCCCACAAAGGGTCATCTTACAAGGACCGTGCCTTCTATGACCCCGAGGTCACTGAGATAGACCAGTGCCAAGAAAAGATGGACACCagtgactcagatgtgagtgcatgggaaactcccgaagaagactcagatgtgagtgcatgggaaactcccgaagaagactcagatgtgagtgcatgggaaactcccgaagaagactcagat GAGAGTGTAGGTGACTCAGGCGAGGAGAGTGGACTTGACACTGCTGAAGACACAGATAGGGAGAGTGGATGGGTGTCTGAGGACGGAAACTCCGAGAAGTGTGAACGGGAGACTCCCGGAGACTcggatgagagtggatgggagactcttgaagaagacgctgaggaggaggctgggcgggGCACTGCTGGAGGCACAGAGGAgtgtggcggcggccgcggcttcCTGGCGAGGCTGGGGGCGGCGTGGCGGCACAACCGCCTCGCCCGGCTACTGGCCGCCGCTGCGGTCTTGGTCTCGCGGGTGCCACTCGCTGACCCTGACGAGTGGCGGTGGGGCGTCGGCGGCGGGGGGCTGTGA